The DNA sequence GACATCATGAGGATTGTCAAATTTTTATATGTTGGGCATAGTCAATGTTCTGAAGAATTAAATGAAATGAATAATAAAGCAAAGTATCTTGATGAATTAGTCTTGGATAAAAATAAATTAATTTTGGAAAAAGATGAATTAATTAGAAGTGCTGACGATTCTTTTCTTGATAAAGAGCATGAAATAGAAGTTTTAAAAAATGAAGTTAAAGCAATTCGTGATTCGCATGAAAGAGAAGCAATGGAACTTAAATCATTTAAAGAAAAAATTGAGTCCAGCCGTGTATGGAAAATTATATATTTTATCGGTAAGATACGATCGCGTATTTCCGGTTTATTCAATTAATAAAAAGTAAAAATATTTGTTGAAATTTAATCATTATAGTTCGATTAGCTTTATTTAAATTTTTAATTTACTGGTACAGAAATGTTCATTTTTATATTAAGATTTGTATATTATATATTCCCTAAGTTTGTACGTCACCAATACATTGATAGTATTGTATTTTACCGTCATGTTTTTATTAAATTAGTAAGTATATTCAAACCTAAAAAAGAGAAACCTGAAGAAAATCGCTTCGATGTAAGACTAGTCGGGGATTTAGAGTTATTGGGAGGGGGATGTGAACTTATCCAGCATGTATCTGAACGCTATGCAAGTGTACAAGGTCCACTCTTGTATGTAGATAATCAGGAATGTAAACGTTCATCGCTTGAAGGTAGACTACCTGATACTAAAGTTGTGCGTTTAAGCGGAGTTCAGGTTATTGGTTCTACAGATGCTGTAATTTCTGGAATAAATATGTACCATCATGAATTAAGCCTAATGGAAAATATTCATGATTTAAAGCGGCCAGATATTTTCTTGAAATATGAAGAACAGGAAGGTTTTGATTTTCAGATTTCGTTTATTCGTGAAAAATTAACTCTAGATGGATTAGTAGTTAGTTTATTAAAAGAACATTCGACTAATTACTATCACTGGATTACAGAAGTTATACCAAAGCTAGTCAATATGATGGAATATATTGAATCTAACGATGAAAAAATAACCATTTTAGTTGAAGAGGGAACCCCTCAACAAAGTCTTTCCCTTATCGAACTTCTCTTGTCTGAGTTAAAAAATACTGAATATCATCTCTGTCACGTAAAAAAGGGTCAGTTAGTTTATTGCGAAAGTTTGATCTATTGTACTCCTTTATGGACTTCTCTTGATAATACTCGGTCTTTACCTAATCCTAAAAAGGAGTTTTTTGTTTCCTCTGATTGTTTGAAAAAAGTTAAAGATAAGTTATCAAAAAACACAC is a window from the Vibrio splendidus genome containing:
- a CDS encoding glycosyltransferase family 61 protein, which translates into the protein MFIFILRFVYYIFPKFVRHQYIDSIVFYRHVFIKLVSIFKPKKEKPEENRFDVRLVGDLELLGGGCELIQHVSERYASVQGPLLYVDNQECKRSSLEGRLPDTKVVRLSGVQVIGSTDAVISGINMYHHELSLMENIHDLKRPDIFLKYEEQEGFDFQISFIREKLTLDGLVVSLLKEHSTNYYHWITEVIPKLVNMMEYIESNDEKITILVEEGTPQQSLSLIELLLSELKNTEYHLCHVKKGQLVYCESLIYCTPLWTSLDNTRSLPNPKKEFFVSSDCLKKVKDKLSKNTLSNSYMLKNKKIYLQRENTKLRKLSNVLDLERLLYKKGFDFVDPGSLDFFEQYSLFSQADIIVGASGAAFTNLLFMKPGSTAISLYPSAQSTNYYVFQPLADVSNVKFIHFLTSPDDNTNSVHGDANVDVKELEKLLEKLDD